One segment of Mycolicibacterium neworleansense DNA contains the following:
- a CDS encoding PE-PPE domain-containing protein, producing MRFSPRSAARSLLVGAVAISGSVAIGLTPVGTAALGLVVAATPLIVPGTGTPDPQNSNNYMSNAVAYYVQPTGSCGAADCAEPVPVPYIAQFWPFPFAGWGGLEGAKWNVSVASGVTRLTSELVGDNNPSAAHPVVVFGYSQGATVASIVKGNLADLTDEQKQNLSFVLIGNPNRPDGGLFERLAILGTVPILDATFGQPTPTDTGIQTYDIALQYDGVADAPSWVLNPLALANALAGFQYVHGTYLDPRGDDPATATPYGYTPEQVQAAIENAKANCSAETHCQKVDGSDTYYITLPAKTLPIMQPFLDLGEATGTSALVIPLVDLASPMAQTLIETGYTRTDYSQPTPFQVLPRFNPVKLAGDLVNDIPEGIQAALNPGLDPLPGWTDPTESADTATVQDSDDVSITAASPATDIPTKVAAKAHPKPLLRLSAVAKPKEGLSTPAGTISPQRPSLPKAEGIKGHPVRDFTKSLGKTVRKALGQEDDAKKSEPAA from the coding sequence ATGCGATTCTCACCCCGTTCTGCTGCCAGGTCACTGCTGGTCGGCGCCGTGGCCATATCCGGTTCGGTGGCCATCGGCCTGACACCTGTCGGCACCGCGGCGCTCGGCCTGGTGGTGGCGGCCACCCCGCTGATCGTGCCCGGCACGGGGACCCCGGATCCGCAGAACTCGAACAACTACATGAGCAACGCCGTCGCCTATTACGTACAACCCACCGGTAGTTGTGGTGCCGCCGACTGTGCCGAACCGGTGCCGGTCCCCTATATCGCCCAGTTCTGGCCGTTTCCGTTCGCCGGGTGGGGCGGCCTGGAAGGCGCCAAATGGAACGTCTCGGTCGCCAGCGGGGTCACCCGGCTGACCAGCGAACTCGTCGGGGACAACAATCCCAGTGCCGCGCACCCCGTGGTCGTCTTCGGGTATTCGCAGGGCGCCACCGTGGCCAGCATCGTCAAGGGCAATCTGGCCGATCTGACCGACGAGCAGAAACAGAATCTGAGCTTCGTCCTGATCGGCAATCCGAACCGCCCGGACGGCGGGCTGTTCGAACGGCTGGCGATCCTGGGAACCGTGCCGATCCTCGACGCGACGTTCGGCCAGCCCACTCCGACCGACACGGGCATCCAGACCTACGACATCGCGCTGCAGTACGACGGCGTCGCCGACGCTCCGTCATGGGTGCTCAATCCGCTCGCCCTGGCCAACGCACTGGCCGGCTTCCAATACGTGCACGGCACCTACCTGGACCCCAGGGGCGACGATCCGGCCACCGCCACTCCCTACGGCTACACCCCCGAGCAGGTGCAGGCCGCCATCGAGAACGCCAAGGCGAACTGCAGTGCCGAAACGCACTGCCAGAAAGTAGACGGCAGCGACACCTACTACATCACGCTACCGGCGAAGACGCTGCCCATCATGCAGCCGTTCCTGGATCTGGGTGAGGCCACCGGCACTTCGGCCCTGGTGATCCCGCTCGTCGACCTGGCCTCGCCGATGGCGCAGACTCTGATCGAAACCGGTTACACCCGAACCGATTACAGCCAGCCCACACCCTTCCAGGTGCTGCCGCGGTTCAATCCGGTCAAGTTGGCAGGCGATCTCGTCAACGACATCCCCGAGGGCATCCAGGCAGCACTCAACCCCGGCCTCGATCCGCTGCCCGGGTGGACCGACCCGACCGAATCGGCCGACACCGCGACAGTTCAAGACAGCGACGATGTTTCGATCACCGCCGCGAGCCCGGCAACGGATATCCCGACGAAGGTGGCAGCCAAGGCACATCCCAAACCGCTGCTGCGGCTCAGCGCCGTCGCCAAACCGAAGGAGGGGCTGTCCACCCCGGCCGGCACCATCTCCCCCCAACGTCCGTCTTTGCCGAAGGCGGAGGGCATCAAGGGACATCCGGTGCGCGACTTCACCAAGTCACTCGGTAAGACCGTGCGCAAGGCACTCGGTCAGGAGGATGACGCCAAGAAGTCCGAGCCCGCCGCCTGA
- the hflX gene encoding GTPase HflX has translation MTHPEQPVTPSTGELALEDRASLRRVAGLSTELTDVTEVEYRQLRLERVVLVGVWTEGSAADADASLTELAALAETAGSEVLEGLIQRRDKPDPSTYIGSGKAQELREIVLATGADTVICDGELSPAQLNSLEKVVKVKVIDRTALILDIFAQHATSREGKAQVSLAQMEYMLPRLRGWGESMSRQAGGRAGGAGGGVGTRGPGETKIETDRRRIRERMAKLRREIRDMKKIRDTQRSRRLSSDAASVAIVGYTNAGKSSLLNALTGAGVLVENALFATLEPTTRRGEFDDGRPFVLTDTVGFVRHLPTQLVEAFRSTLEEVVDADLLVHVVDGSDEHPLAQINAVRQVVNDVVAEYDIAQPPELLVVNKIDAATDLGLAALRRALPDAVFVSARTGDGLDRLRSRMAEMIPPTDATVDVTIPYDRGELVARVHAEGRVDATEHTADGTRIKARVPMALAASLNEFATF, from the coding sequence ATGACTCATCCAGAACAACCCGTCACTCCCAGCACCGGTGAGCTGGCCCTCGAAGACCGCGCCTCGTTGCGCCGCGTCGCCGGGCTGTCCACCGAACTCACCGACGTCACCGAGGTCGAATACCGCCAGCTGAGGCTGGAGCGTGTGGTCCTGGTCGGGGTGTGGACCGAGGGCAGCGCGGCCGATGCTGACGCGAGCCTGACCGAGCTGGCGGCGCTGGCCGAGACCGCGGGCTCAGAAGTGCTCGAGGGCCTCATCCAGCGTCGGGACAAGCCGGATCCGTCCACCTACATCGGCTCGGGCAAGGCGCAGGAGCTGCGCGAGATCGTGCTGGCCACCGGCGCCGACACCGTCATCTGCGACGGCGAGCTGTCACCCGCGCAGCTCAACTCGCTGGAGAAGGTGGTCAAGGTCAAGGTCATCGACCGCACTGCGCTGATCCTGGACATCTTCGCCCAGCACGCCACGAGCCGGGAGGGCAAGGCACAGGTGTCGCTGGCCCAGATGGAGTACATGCTGCCCCGGCTGCGCGGCTGGGGTGAGTCGATGTCGCGTCAGGCTGGTGGTCGTGCCGGCGGGGCCGGTGGGGGCGTGGGAACCCGCGGCCCCGGCGAGACCAAGATCGAAACCGACCGCCGCCGTATCCGTGAGCGCATGGCCAAGCTGCGCCGTGAGATTCGCGACATGAAGAAGATCCGCGACACCCAGCGCAGCCGGCGACTGTCCTCCGACGCCGCCTCGGTGGCGATCGTCGGCTATACCAACGCCGGCAAGTCCAGCCTGCTCAACGCACTGACCGGGGCCGGTGTACTGGTGGAGAACGCCCTGTTTGCGACGCTCGAACCCACCACCCGCCGTGGCGAATTCGACGACGGACGGCCGTTCGTGCTGACCGATACCGTCGGCTTCGTCCGGCACCTGCCCACCCAGTTGGTCGAGGCGTTCCGGTCCACCCTCGAAGAGGTGGTCGACGCCGACCTGCTCGTGCATGTGGTGGACGGCTCTGACGAGCATCCGCTGGCGCAGATCAACGCGGTCCGCCAGGTGGTCAACGACGTGGTCGCCGAATACGACATCGCCCAGCCGCCGGAACTGTTGGTGGTCAACAAGATCGACGCAGCCACGGATCTCGGGCTGGCCGCGCTGCGGCGCGCCCTGCCCGACGCGGTGTTCGTCTCGGCGCGCACCGGTGACGGGCTGGACCGGTTGAGGTCCCGGATGGCGGAGATGATCCCGCCCACCGACGCGACGGTGGACGTGACGATTCCCTACGACCGTGGAGAACTGGTGGCGCGCGTGCACGCCGAAGGGCGGGTGGACGCCACCGAGCACACCGCCGACGGAACCCGGATCAAGGCACGGGTGCCGATGGCGCTGGCGGCCAGCCTGAACGAGTTCGCCACCTTCTGA
- a CDS encoding DUF349 domain-containing protein translates to MTTSEPGGATPQPTSGPTPRPTPSSVPRPGPPRPVPRPSRVAPVVAVAPTSDPHRFGRVDDDGTVWLINGSGERVIGSWQAGDTEAAFAHFGRRFDDLHTEVALLERRLSSGTGDARKIKSAAAALAETLPTAAVLGDVDALSARLTAILEHADEAAKNERAQRDEHRAAQTARKEALAAEAEDLAANSTQWKSAGDRLREILDEWRTITGLDRKLDDALWKRYSTARETFNRRRGSHFAELDRGRVGARQAKEALCEQAEQLAGSTDWGATAAAFRDLLTQWKSAGRAAKDLDDALWHRFKAAQDTFFGARNAANAERDAEFKANATAKEALLAEAEKIDTTDLDAARAALRVIGDKWDAIGKVPRERAADLERRLRAVEKKVRDAPAGGVDPEAQARADQFRSRAEQFERQAEKAEAAGRAKAAAEARASAEQWRQWADAAAAALGDRK, encoded by the coding sequence ATGACAACCAGTGAGCCAGGCGGTGCCACCCCCCAGCCGACGTCCGGGCCCACGCCGAGGCCCACTCCTTCGTCCGTTCCGAGGCCGGGGCCGCCCCGCCCCGTCCCCCGCCCCAGCCGGGTCGCCCCGGTGGTCGCGGTGGCGCCGACCAGCGATCCGCACCGCTTCGGACGGGTCGACGATGACGGCACAGTGTGGTTGATCAACGGATCCGGTGAGCGCGTCATCGGCTCCTGGCAGGCCGGTGACACCGAGGCGGCGTTCGCCCACTTCGGCCGGCGGTTCGACGATCTGCACACCGAGGTGGCCCTGCTGGAACGTCGGCTGTCCTCCGGCACCGGCGATGCCCGCAAGATCAAGTCCGCGGCTGCCGCCCTGGCCGAAACCCTGCCCACTGCAGCGGTTCTCGGCGACGTCGACGCGTTGAGCGCCCGTCTGACCGCGATCCTGGAACATGCCGATGAGGCCGCCAAGAACGAGCGGGCCCAGCGTGACGAGCACCGCGCCGCGCAGACCGCGCGCAAAGAGGCGCTGGCCGCCGAGGCCGAGGATCTGGCCGCGAACTCCACCCAGTGGAAGTCCGCCGGTGACCGACTGCGCGAGATTCTCGACGAGTGGCGCACCATCACCGGGCTCGACCGCAAGCTCGACGATGCGCTGTGGAAGCGCTACTCCACCGCCCGGGAGACGTTCAATCGCCGCCGCGGCTCGCACTTCGCCGAACTCGACCGCGGCCGCGTCGGGGCCCGCCAGGCCAAGGAGGCGCTGTGCGAACAGGCCGAGCAACTGGCCGGGTCGACCGATTGGGGTGCCACCGCCGCGGCCTTCCGGGACCTGCTGACCCAGTGGAAGAGCGCCGGACGCGCCGCCAAGGACCTCGACGACGCGCTGTGGCACCGGTTCAAGGCGGCCCAGGACACGTTCTTCGGAGCACGTAACGCCGCGAACGCCGAACGCGACGCCGAGTTCAAGGCCAACGCCACCGCCAAAGAGGCGCTGCTGGCCGAGGCCGAGAAGATCGACACGACCGATCTGGACGCCGCCCGCGCCGCCTTGCGCGTCATCGGCGACAAGTGGGATGCGATCGGCAAGGTTCCCCGCGAGCGCGCGGCCGACCTGGAACGACGGCTGCGCGCCGTGGAGAAGAAGGTCCGCGATGCTCCGGCCGGTGGCGTCGATCCCGAGGCCCAGGCTCGTGCCGATCAGTTCCGCTCACGCGCCGAACAGTTCGAACGGCAGGCCGAGAAAGCCGAGGCCGCTGGCCGGGCCAAGGCTGCTGCCGAGGCCAGGGCCAGCGCCGAGCAGTGGCGTCAGTGGGCCGACGCGGCGGCAGCCGCGCTCGGAGACCGCAAGTAG
- a CDS encoding Rv2732c family membrane protein, with translation MWLLSNESDFDRFKDDLAAVERKVTREFDSGPRAMVVAILVFVVLLSFVLPHTGSSKGFDVLVGDATAVADGISLPSRVFTWLALVFSVGFSTLALITRRWALAWVALAGSAVASALGMLAVWSRQTAAGHPGPGIGLIIGWLAVIVLTFHWARVVWSRTALQLAAEEDRRREAAQHQQRGILDPPTPDVPKQTDATETDPAGEKPDQPDQA, from the coding sequence ATGTGGCTGTTGAGCAACGAAAGCGACTTCGACCGGTTCAAGGACGACCTCGCCGCCGTCGAACGCAAGGTGACCCGGGAGTTCGACTCGGGCCCGCGCGCGATGGTGGTGGCGATCCTCGTGTTCGTGGTGCTGCTGTCGTTCGTGTTGCCGCACACCGGTTCCAGCAAGGGCTTCGACGTCCTGGTCGGTGATGCCACCGCCGTCGCCGACGGCATCTCGCTGCCATCGCGGGTGTTCACCTGGCTGGCCCTGGTGTTCTCGGTCGGATTCTCGACGCTGGCGCTGATCACCCGCCGCTGGGCGTTGGCGTGGGTGGCCCTCGCCGGTTCCGCGGTGGCCAGTGCGCTCGGGATGCTCGCGGTGTGGTCGCGTCAGACCGCAGCCGGCCACCCCGGTCCCGGCATCGGCTTGATCATCGGCTGGCTGGCGGTGATCGTGCTGACCTTCCACTGGGCGCGGGTGGTGTGGTCGCGCACCGCACTGCAGTTGGCGGCCGAAGAGGATCGTCGTCGCGAAGCCGCGCAGCATCAGCAGCGCGGCATCCTCGACCCGCCGACGCCCGATGTCCCGAAGCAAACCGACGCCACCGAGACCGACCCGGCCGGCGAGAAGCCTGACCAGCCGGACCAGGCCTAG
- the miaB gene encoding tRNA (N6-isopentenyl adenosine(37)-C2)-methylthiotransferase MiaB translates to MVNRGAAADGRSREEPTAHNPASGELSRTYQVRTYGCQMNVHDSERLSGLLEDAGYRRAEDGADADIVVFNTCAVRENADNKLYGNLSHLAPRKQADPNMQIAVGGCLAQKDRDSVLRRAPWVDVVFGTHNIGSLPTLLERARHNRAAQVEIVEALQEFPSTLPATRESAYAAWVSISVGCNNTCTFCIVPSLRGKEVDRRPGDILAEVQTLADQGVLEVTLLGQNVNAYGVSFADPEVPRDRSAFAKLLRACGDIDGLERVRFTSPHPAEFTDDVIEAMAQTPNVCPTLHMPLQSGSDRILKAMRRSYRAERYLGIIDKVRSAIPDAAITTDLIVGFPGETEEDFQATLDVVEQSRFASAFTFQYSIRPGTPAAVMLDQLPKAVVTERYQRLIELQERISLAENQAQVGREVELLVATGEGRKDASTARMSGRARDGRLVHFTPGDNDIRPGDIVTTTVTGAAPHHLIADAALAGHRRTRAGDAHAAGQRPRTGVGLGLPRVGAPETSASSGGCGC, encoded by the coding sequence ATGGTGAACCGGGGAGCGGCTGCCGACGGGCGCTCGCGCGAGGAGCCGACAGCGCACAACCCGGCTTCTGGTGAGCTCTCGCGCACCTATCAGGTCCGCACGTACGGCTGCCAGATGAACGTGCATGACTCCGAGCGGCTGTCCGGCCTGCTGGAGGACGCCGGATACCGGCGGGCCGAAGACGGTGCCGACGCCGACATCGTGGTGTTCAACACCTGCGCGGTGCGGGAGAACGCCGACAACAAGCTCTACGGCAACCTCAGTCACCTGGCCCCGCGCAAGCAGGCCGATCCGAACATGCAGATCGCCGTCGGCGGGTGTCTGGCGCAGAAGGACCGTGATTCGGTGCTGCGCCGCGCCCCATGGGTCGACGTGGTCTTCGGCACCCACAACATCGGGTCGCTGCCGACGCTGCTGGAGCGCGCCCGGCACAACCGCGCCGCCCAGGTCGAGATCGTCGAGGCCCTGCAGGAGTTTCCGTCCACCCTGCCCGCGACCCGCGAGTCCGCATACGCGGCCTGGGTGTCGATCTCGGTGGGCTGCAACAACACCTGCACGTTCTGCATCGTTCCGTCGCTGCGCGGCAAAGAAGTGGACCGGCGCCCCGGCGACATCCTGGCCGAGGTGCAGACCCTGGCCGACCAGGGCGTGCTGGAGGTCACCCTGTTGGGGCAGAACGTCAACGCCTACGGGGTGTCGTTCGCCGACCCCGAGGTGCCCCGCGACCGCAGTGCGTTCGCCAAGCTGCTGCGCGCCTGCGGCGACATCGACGGGCTCGAGCGGGTCCGGTTCACCTCACCGCATCCGGCCGAGTTCACCGACGACGTCATCGAGGCGATGGCACAGACCCCCAACGTTTGCCCGACGCTGCACATGCCGCTGCAGTCGGGCTCGGACCGCATCCTCAAGGCGATGCGCCGCTCGTACCGGGCCGAGCGCTACCTGGGCATCATCGACAAGGTCCGGTCCGCGATCCCGGATGCGGCGATCACCACCGACCTCATCGTGGGCTTCCCCGGCGAGACCGAAGAAGATTTCCAGGCCACCCTCGATGTGGTCGAACAGTCGCGGTTCGCCAGCGCCTTCACCTTCCAGTACTCGATCCGGCCCGGCACCCCGGCTGCCGTGATGCTCGATCAGCTACCGAAAGCGGTTGTCACCGAACGCTATCAGCGGCTGATCGAGCTGCAGGAGCGAATTTCCTTGGCGGAGAACCAGGCTCAGGTCGGCCGGGAAGTCGAGCTGTTGGTGGCCACCGGAGAGGGGCGTAAGGACGCCAGCACCGCCCGCATGTCGGGCCGGGCCCGCGACGGCCGGCTGGTGCACTTCACCCCGGGCGACAACGACATTCGGCCCGGCGACATCGTCACCACCACCGTGACCGGCGCTGCGCCACACCATCTGATCGCCGATGCCGCGCTGGCCGGTCATCGACGTACCCGCGCCGGCGACGCCCACGCGGCCGGGCAGCGCCCCCGTACCGGCGTCGGACTGGGACTGCCGCGCGTCGGCGCCCCCGAGACCTCGGCGTCCTCAGGAGGATGTGGCTGTTGA
- a CDS encoding amino acid ABC transporter ATP-binding protein produces MISLSGVNKHFGALHVLKDINLDVGRGQVVVVLGPSGSGKSTLCRTINRLETIDSGSIAVDGETLPAEGRKLAQLRSDVGMVFQSFNLFAHKTILENVTLAPVKVRRKSKAEAREKAMALLDRVGVANQADKYPAQLSGGQQQRVAIARSLAMNPKVMLFDEPTSALDPEMINEVLAVMTSLAGEGMTMVVVTHEMGFARRASDRVVFMADGTIVEDAPPAEFFDNPKSDRAKDFLGKILHH; encoded by the coding sequence ATGATCTCACTGTCGGGAGTCAACAAGCACTTCGGAGCACTGCACGTTCTCAAAGACATCAACCTCGATGTGGGCCGCGGCCAGGTGGTGGTGGTCCTCGGGCCCTCGGGTTCGGGCAAGTCCACGTTGTGCCGCACGATCAATCGGCTGGAGACCATCGACTCCGGCAGCATCGCGGTCGACGGCGAGACGCTGCCGGCCGAGGGCCGCAAGCTGGCCCAGCTCCGCTCGGACGTCGGCATGGTGTTCCAGTCCTTCAACCTGTTCGCGCACAAGACGATCCTGGAGAACGTCACGCTCGCGCCGGTGAAGGTGCGCCGGAAGTCCAAGGCCGAAGCCCGGGAGAAGGCGATGGCCCTGCTCGACCGTGTCGGGGTGGCCAATCAGGCCGACAAGTACCCGGCGCAGCTGTCCGGCGGCCAGCAGCAACGCGTCGCGATCGCCCGGTCGCTGGCGATGAACCCGAAGGTCATGCTGTTCGACGAGCCGACCAGCGCCCTGGATCCCGAGATGATCAACGAGGTTCTGGCGGTGATGACCTCCCTGGCCGGCGAGGGCATGACGATGGTGGTGGTCACCCACGAGATGGGGTTCGCCCGGCGTGCATCGGACCGGGTGGTGTTCATGGCCGACGGCACCATCGTCGAGGACGCGCCGCCGGCCGAGTTCTTCGACAATCCGAAATCGGATCGCGCCAAAGATTTTCTCGGCAAAATCCTTCATCACTGA
- a CDS encoding glutamate ABC transporter substrate-binding protein: protein MPVPFKLVGALALAIALPFAATACGGGDDGNKIVIGTKYDQPGLGQKNPDGTMSGFDVDVARYVAKELGYTDDQIEWKEAPSAQRETLIQNDQVDYIVATYSITDARKEKVDFAGPYLLTGQSLLVRADNTDITGAASLENNKKLCSVSGSTPAQRIKDEYPKVQLQQYDTYSLCLEALKNGNIDALTTDEVILAGYAAQSPGTFKIVGDTFSEERYGIGLKKGDTELRNKINDAIEKMESSGAWKEAFDKNLGPAGIQAPTPPSVDRN from the coding sequence ATGCCCGTGCCGTTCAAGTTGGTCGGTGCCCTCGCGCTCGCGATCGCCCTTCCCTTCGCCGCGACAGCCTGCGGCGGGGGTGACGACGGCAACAAGATCGTCATCGGAACCAAGTACGACCAACCCGGTCTGGGCCAAAAGAACCCGGACGGCACCATGTCGGGATTCGACGTCGATGTGGCCCGGTACGTCGCCAAGGAACTCGGCTACACCGACGACCAGATCGAATGGAAGGAAGCGCCGTCCGCCCAGCGCGAGACGCTAATCCAGAACGATCAGGTCGACTACATCGTCGCCACCTACTCGATCACCGACGCCCGCAAGGAGAAGGTCGACTTCGCCGGGCCGTACCTGTTGACCGGGCAGAGCCTGCTGGTGCGCGCCGACAACACCGACATCACCGGTGCGGCATCGCTGGAGAACAACAAGAAGCTGTGCTCGGTGTCCGGTTCGACGCCGGCGCAGCGGATCAAGGACGAGTACCCCAAGGTGCAGTTGCAGCAGTACGACACCTACTCGCTGTGCCTCGAGGCACTCAAGAACGGCAACATCGATGCGCTGACCACCGATGAGGTGATCCTGGCCGGGTATGCCGCGCAGAGCCCCGGGACGTTCAAGATCGTCGGCGACACCTTCTCCGAGGAGCGCTACGGCATCGGGCTGAAGAAGGGCGACACCGAGTTGCGCAACAAGATCAACGACGCGATCGAGAAGATGGAGTCCAGCGGCGCCTGGAAGGAAGCGTTCGACAAGAACCTCGGGCCGGCCGGCATCCAGGCACCGACGCCGCCGTCGGTCGACCGCAACTGA
- a CDS encoding amino acid ABC transporter permease encodes MEIFTQYRDEIFAAFWTTIQLTVYSAVGALILGTVLAAMRLAPVPVLNWLGTAYVNIVRNTPLTLIIVFCSLGVGQTLQITFTDPDSPTSIVDTNFRLAVLGLTVYTASFVCETIRSGVNTVPLGQAEAARSLGLTFGQNLRLILLPQAFRAVIIPLGSVLIALTKNTTIASAIGVAEAALLMKEMIEDTAAVLTIGVIMAAGFILLTLPLGLFFGWLGKRMAVAR; translated from the coding sequence GTGGAGATCTTCACTCAATACCGCGACGAGATATTCGCGGCGTTCTGGACCACCATCCAGCTGACGGTGTACTCCGCGGTCGGCGCACTCATTCTGGGTACCGTGCTGGCCGCCATGCGGCTCGCGCCCGTGCCGGTGCTGAACTGGCTCGGCACCGCATACGTCAACATTGTTCGCAACACCCCACTCACCCTGATCATCGTGTTCTGCTCGCTCGGGGTGGGACAGACTCTGCAGATCACCTTCACCGACCCGGACTCACCAACCTCCATCGTGGACACCAATTTTCGGTTGGCTGTGCTCGGATTGACGGTCTACACGGCGTCATTCGTCTGTGAAACGATCCGGTCCGGGGTCAACACGGTCCCGTTGGGTCAGGCCGAAGCTGCGCGGTCACTCGGGTTGACCTTCGGGCAGAATCTGCGATTGATCCTGCTGCCCCAGGCATTTCGGGCGGTGATCATCCCGCTGGGTTCGGTACTGATCGCGTTGACGAAGAACACCACGATCGCCTCGGCGATCGGCGTGGCCGAGGCGGCACTGTTGATGAAGGAGATGATCGAGGACACCGCCGCGGTGCTCACCATCGGCGTCATCATGGCGGCCGGATTCATCCTGCTGACGTTGCCGCTGGGCTTGTTCTTCGGGTGGTTGGGTAAGCGAATGGCGGTGGCGCGGTGA
- a CDS encoding amino acid ABC transporter permease, with amino-acid sequence MTGASVLFDAPGPRARVRNHALTALTVVAAGAAIAFVLYQLWAKDQFQGAKWKPFLTSNLWTTYVLPGVQGTLTAAGISIVLALVLGLLLGVGRLSPIPPLRWLCAVIVEFFRAVPVLVMMIFAYFLYGMYDLFPSKHIALAGVITGLTLYNGAVIAEIVRAGVNSLPRGQQEAAWSLGMTWTQTMRLILLPQAITAMLPVLVSQLVVVLKDTAIGYQITFVEMVRQGTNIGSAYTNILPALIVIAILMISVNFALSVLATRIERRLRRSSRGPAPLEAEAVEQEGAPGAQVLHTQRD; translated from the coding sequence ATGACGGGCGCCTCGGTCCTGTTCGACGCCCCGGGCCCGCGGGCCCGGGTCCGTAACCACGCGTTGACCGCGCTCACGGTCGTCGCCGCCGGCGCGGCGATTGCCTTCGTGCTGTACCAACTCTGGGCCAAGGACCAGTTCCAGGGCGCGAAGTGGAAGCCATTTCTCACCTCGAACCTGTGGACCACCTACGTCCTACCGGGTGTGCAGGGCACGCTGACGGCGGCGGGCATCTCGATCGTGTTGGCACTCGTGCTGGGCCTGCTGCTCGGGGTCGGCCGGTTGTCGCCCATTCCCCCGCTCCGGTGGCTCTGTGCGGTGATCGTGGAGTTCTTCCGCGCGGTGCCGGTGCTGGTCATGATGATCTTCGCGTACTTCCTCTACGGGATGTACGACCTGTTCCCGTCCAAGCACATCGCGCTGGCGGGCGTGATCACCGGCCTGACGCTCTACAACGGCGCCGTGATCGCCGAAATCGTCCGGGCCGGCGTCAACTCTCTGCCCCGCGGCCAACAAGAAGCCGCGTGGTCACTCGGGATGACGTGGACTCAGACGATGCGGCTGATCCTGTTGCCTCAGGCGATCACGGCGATGCTGCCGGTGCTGGTGTCGCAGCTGGTGGTGGTGCTCAAGGACACCGCGATCGGCTATCAGATCACCTTCGTCGAGATGGTGCGGCAGGGCACGAATATCGGGTCTGCGTATACGAACATCCTGCCCGCACTGATCGTCATCGCAATCCTGATGATCAGCGTCAACTTCGCACTGTCGGTATTGGCCACGCGGATCGAACGCCGGTTGCGCCGCTCCAGTCGTGGGCCCGCACCGTTGGAGGCCGAGGCCGTCGAGCAGGAAGGCGCACCGGGCGCGCAGGTATTGCACACCCAACGGGACTGA
- the recX gene encoding recombination regulator RecX — MTSFPPRLISEPSGRPEGEQAQDPRKREEQAKNVCLRLLTVRARTRAELTEQLTKRGYEDDLSAKVLNRLAEVGLIDDEDFAEQWVRSRHANAGKGKRALAVELRKKGVDNDVIESALADLDPAAERQRAEQLVRDKLRRERLTDDDGDVKVTRRLVGMLARRGYNQSMAFDVVSVELASERERRRV; from the coding sequence ATGACGTCCTTCCCGCCCCGGTTGATTTCTGAGCCGTCGGGTAGGCCCGAGGGGGAGCAGGCGCAGGATCCGCGCAAGCGCGAGGAGCAGGCGAAGAACGTCTGCCTGCGCCTGCTCACTGTGCGGGCCCGCACCCGTGCCGAGTTGACCGAACAGCTCACCAAACGGGGTTACGAAGACGACCTCAGTGCCAAGGTGCTCAATCGGCTCGCCGAGGTCGGGCTGATCGACGACGAGGACTTCGCCGAGCAGTGGGTGCGCTCGCGGCACGCCAACGCGGGAAAAGGCAAGCGCGCCTTGGCTGTCGAGCTTCGTAAGAAGGGTGTCGACAACGACGTCATCGAGTCGGCGCTGGCCGATTTGGACCCGGCTGCCGAACGGCAGCGGGCCGAGCAACTGGTCCGGGACAAGTTGCGTCGCGAACGGCTCACGGACGACGACGGCGACGTCAAGGTGACCCGGCGGCTGGTCGGCATGCTGGCCCGCCGCGGCTACAACCAGTCGATGGCCTTCGACGTCGTCAGCGTGGAGCTGGCGAGTGAGCGGGAGCGGCGCCGGGTATAG